A genomic window from Triticum urartu cultivar G1812 chromosome 7, Tu2.1, whole genome shotgun sequence includes:
- the LOC125524928 gene encoding bisdemethoxycurcumin synthase-like, giving the protein MANAREIRRLQRADGPAAVLAIGTANPQHRLSQDEYPEYYFRVTNSEHLAEQQKPILNMICRLTGNEWRFVHNTDKMMSAHPEFIDRATPSLEQRLAIVAVVAPELLAAAATKAIASWGRPATDITHLVVVTNSGAGSPSADVPLATLLGLRHNVCRTVLQLNGCFAGCAALRLAKDLAENNRGARVLVACVELMSVAGFRGPTEGEDWVNNLIRNTVFGDGAGAVIVGADAVEPVERPLFEMVSASQTVVPDTLQVVTAELKTCGLDGNVSTKLPNLVADNIKQCLLDVFSPLGIEVKWNDLFWAVHPGAMAILDKIERVLLLEPGKLMASRTVAREYGNMLSATIIFVLDEQRRRMEEEGEWAEWGAMVGFGPGFTMETMVLQATSNLKKIN; this is encoded by the exons ATGGCCAACGCTCGCGAGATCCGGCGCTTGCAACGTGCTGATGGACCCGCCGCCGTGCTGGCCATCGGCACGGCCAACCCGCAGCACCGCTTGTCCCAGGACGAGTACCCCGAGTACTACTTCCGTGTCACCAACAGCGAGCACCTCGCGGAGCAGCAGAAACCCATACTCAACATGATAT GCAGGCTAACGGGCAACGAGTGGCGTTTCGTTCACAACACGGACAAGATGATGAGCGCCCATCCCGAGTTCATCGACCGCGCGACGCCATCCCTCGAGCAACGCCTCGCCATCGTTGCCGTCGTTGCTCCGGAGCTCCTTGCGGCAGCCGCGACCAAGGCCATCGCCAGCTGGGGGCGCCCGGCCACCGACATCACCCACCTCGTCGTCGTTACCAACTCTGGAGCCGGAAGCCCGAGCGCCGACGTCCCCTTGGCCACCCTTCTGGGCCTCCGCCACAACGTCTGCCGCACGGTTCTCCAGCTCAACGGCTGCTTCGCCGGTTGCGCTGCCTTGCGCCTGGCAAAGGACCTTGCCGAGAACAACCGCGGCGCGCGCGTCCTCGTCGCCTGCGTCGAGCTCATGAGCGTCGCCGGCTTCCGTGGCCCCACCGAAGGGGAGGACTGGGTGAACAACCTCATCAGGAACACGGTGTTCGGTGACGGGGCGGGCGCGGTGATCGTCGGTGCCGACGCCGTGGAGCCTGTCGAGCGCCCGCTCTTCGAGATGGTGTCTGCGTCGCAGACCGTGGTACCGGACACCTTGCAAGTGGTGACGGCGGAGCTCAAGACATGCGGCCTTGATGGGAATGTTTCCACCAAACTGCCAAACCTGGTGGCCGACAACATTAAACAGTGTCTACTTGATGTCTTCAGTCCACTTGGCATCGAGGTCAAATGGAATGACCTCTTCTGGGCGGTGCACCCGGGTGCCATGGCGATCTTGGACAAGATTGAGAGGGTTCTCCTGCTGGAGCCCGGGAAGCTGATGGCCAGCCGGACCGTTGCGCGAGAATATGGGAACATGCTTAGCGCCACCATCATCTTCGTGCTCGACGAGCAACGCCGCCgaatggaggaggaaggagagtgGGCTGAGTGGGGGGCCATGGTGGGGTTTGGACCGGGTTTTACCATGGAGACCATGGTGCTTCAGGCTACCAGCAACCTCAAGAAAATTAATTAG